Genomic segment of Hymenobacter aquaticus:
TTTGGCATGGCCATCTTCTCGCGCTTTCCCATCGTGGGCCGCGGCACCATCTCCTTCGACCGGCTCACCCAGAACCACGCCATGTACGCCGACCTGCGCCTGCCCACCGGCGACACCATCCGGGTCTACAACTTCCACCTGCAAAGCATGAGCATGGATGAGAAGGACATCGTGGACAGCTACTCCAGCAAGGCGGGCCTCAAGAAAAAGGGCCTGGGACTGATGCGGCGCTTCAAGCGCGGCCTCGTGGCCCGCAGCGTGCAGGTCGATACGCTGGTGCGCCGCTTCGACCGATGTCGGTACCCCATGCTGCTGTGCGCCGACCTGAACGATTTGCCCTACAGCTACACCTACGACCAGCTGGCCGACCGTTTCCAGAACGCCTGGGCCACCGTGGGCAACGGCGTGGGCGCCACCTACAACGGCCGCCTGCCTTTCGTGCGCATCGACAACCAGTTTGCCAGCCCGCAGTGGCAGATCGGCAACTTCGCGGTGCACTACGAAATTCCGTACTCCGACCATTTCCCCACCTCGGCCATCTACACGCTGTCGGAAGCTTCAAGCCAAGTGCCAAAGCAGCCGGCTGACTAGCGGATATACCGGAAATGGAACCCGTTGTACTGGCTAGTGAACTTTTTGTACTGACAAAACGGGTTTATGTACCGTTTTTGTGCTCAGCGCGGGTCAGTTGCCGAGTATTACGGCCCCGGTTATTTCGCGGCGGCGCAAAACAGCGGCCGTATTGTTTGTTTACAGCCGGTAATCCGCCCGATAATCCTGCGTAATTCACCTCGGGCTGACCGCCAAATCTTTCTACTTTTGCCCCATGCAGCACCCGCTCTCCTTATATAATACCCTTACCCGTCGCAAAGACCAGTTCGTGCCCGTCAACGCGCCCTTCGCGGGCGTGTACCTGTGCGGGCCTACCGTGTATAGCGAGGCGCACCTGGGCAATGCCCGCGGCCCGGTGGTGTTCGACGTGCTGACGCGCTACCTGCGCTACCTGGGCTACACCGTGCGCTACGTGCGCAACGTAACCGACGTGGGTCACCTGGAAAGCGACGCCGACGACGGCGAGGACAAGATGGCCAAGGCCGCCCGCGCCCAGCGTCAGGAGCCCATGCAGATTGCCCAGCACTTCGTGAACCTCTACCGCCAGAACATGCTGGCCCTGGGCTGCCTGCCCCCCGATATTGAGCCCCAGGCCAGCGGCCACATCACCGAGCAGATTACGATGGTGGAGGAAATCATCGAGAACGGCTTCGGCTACGAAGTCAACGGCTCGGTGTATTTCGACGTGCCCAAGTACAACGCCGAGCGGGACCGGTACGGCAAGCTTTCCAACCGCAGCATCGAAGACCAGCTGGCCGGCACCCGCGACACGCTGGCGGGCCAGGACGAGAAGCGCAGCCCCCTGGATTTTGCCATCTGGAAAAAGGCCGCGCCCGAGCACATCATGCGCTGGCCCTCGCCCTGGGGCGAGGGGTTCCCCGGCTGGCACCTCGAGTGCTCGGCCATGAGCCGCAAGTACCTGGGCCAGCTTTCCGACATCCACGGCGGCGGCCTCGACCTGATGTTTCCGCACCACGAGTGCGAAATAGCCCAGTGCCAGGGCAGCCACACCCACACCGACGAGTCGCGCTTCTGGGTGCACAACAACATGATAACCGTGGATGGCACCAAGATGAGCAAGAGCCTGGGCAACTTCGTGCTGCTCGGCGACATGTTCAAAGGGCCCACGGCCACGCTCACCCAGGCCTACTCGCCGATGGTGGTGCGCTTCTTCCTGCTCCAGGCCCACTACCGCTCGCCCGTCGACGTGAGCGACGAGGCGTTGCAGGCGGCCCGCAAAGGCTACCGCAAGCTGATGAACGGCCTGCGCCTGCTGGAAAAGCTGCAACTGCCCGACGGTACTGAGCGCGCCGCCGACACCGAGAAGGCCGACGCCGAGCTGCGCAAGCTGGTGGCCGACATCTTCGTGGGCCTGAACGACGACCTGAACACGGCCCGCGCCATTGCCAGCCTGTTTAACCTGGTGCGCAAGTTCAACGGCTTTTTCGCCAACCTCGCTACCCTGGGCACCGTGAGCGAAGCGGCCCTGGAAGAAGCCCTGGAAGCCTACCGCACCGTGGTAACGCAGGTGCTGGGCTTGCAGGACGAGCCCCGGGCCAACGCCGAGCAGCTGCTGGAGCTGACCCTAGGCTTTTACCAGGAAGCCAAAGCCGCCAAAGCCTACGACAAGGTCGACCAGATCAGGGC
This window contains:
- a CDS encoding endonuclease/exonuclease/phosphatase family protein, with translation MRRSFAFKSTLLVIAWLLLAIACVQIPSRLFWPASFGALTLPLALGLNLAAVGYWLLRSWRVAVLPAAVAFLTWPHFQRGLALHPLRTEPAAQTDRSVRLLSANVRIFNVYAQLREKDPESPGKFIQWLAENPADVLCLQEFYNEPVGSRTGEGRLFRSADKIGQQAGRQVFVSKTLTNGAGAEFGMAIFSRFPIVGRGTISFDRLTQNHAMYADLRLPTGDTIRVYNFHLQSMSMDEKDIVDSYSSKAGLKKKGLGLMRRFKRGLVARSVQVDTLVRRFDRCRYPMLLCADLNDLPYSYTYDQLADRFQNAWATVGNGVGATYNGRLPFVRIDNQFASPQWQIGNFAVHYEIPYSDHFPTSAIYTLSEASSQVPKQPAD
- the cysS gene encoding cysteine--tRNA ligase — translated: MQHPLSLYNTLTRRKDQFVPVNAPFAGVYLCGPTVYSEAHLGNARGPVVFDVLTRYLRYLGYTVRYVRNVTDVGHLESDADDGEDKMAKAARAQRQEPMQIAQHFVNLYRQNMLALGCLPPDIEPQASGHITEQITMVEEIIENGFGYEVNGSVYFDVPKYNAERDRYGKLSNRSIEDQLAGTRDTLAGQDEKRSPLDFAIWKKAAPEHIMRWPSPWGEGFPGWHLECSAMSRKYLGQLSDIHGGGLDLMFPHHECEIAQCQGSHTHTDESRFWVHNNMITVDGTKMSKSLGNFVLLGDMFKGPTATLTQAYSPMVVRFFLLQAHYRSPVDVSDEALQAARKGYRKLMNGLRLLEKLQLPDGTERAADTEKADAELRKLVADIFVGLNDDLNTARAIASLFNLVRKFNGFFANLATLGTVSEAALEEALEAYRTVVTQVLGLQDEPRANAEQLLELTLGFYQEAKAAKAYDKVDQIRAALKGQGIVIKDSKTGVDWAYEE